A region of the Electrophorus electricus isolate fEleEle1 chromosome 7, fEleEle1.pri, whole genome shotgun sequence genome:
agagagagagagcattatTTATATGGGAAATAGTTATATATGTAgtagaaaatgtgtgtgagcatgagggcacttctgtgtgtgagagagaacatttttGGCAGAGGGACAGTGTGTTTCTGTAAGAGAGAGTTTgtatatgtaaaaatgtgtttgtatgagagagagaaagtgtacTTGTAGACAAAATgtatgtgagagggagtgtgttagtgtggacaGACAGAGCCATGCTTTGATGAGCAGTGCCCATGCTGTTGGAACTCCTCACACAGAGACCGTCCCCATCTGTCCCAAATCATTCCGGCTCTGAGAGTGAGCAGCagcaaaatgtcaaaatatttgaataaattcTCCAGGAAAGTGCCAGGGTGgtgggcagggggaggggagtAACCGCAGCTCCACTGGGGCAGGAAGAACTCAACACTGGTCCTGAATTAACCCTTCATATTACAGTAAAGAAGATAAAGCCAATGAGCAAATGTAAGGAAGTGTCCCAGTTTCACAGCCAGTAGTGGTGTCAGATCTTGAGTTCACTCAAAGGCATGGAACCAAACTGCATTCAGGGTGTGGAAGGACAAGGTTACAGCTTGACCTTGCAGCCTTTGAGGAACAGCAAGAAGTACATAAGTTCATTTCAgcaaactcccccccccccacgatgTTTTTGTAGAAATGTCCTGGGCACCTCCCGAGGCAGTAAGATGGTGTGGTTTTCCCTGTACTGCACCCACGTTGGTCTGAGAATACACTGACTTTACCGTACTCTGAGACTACACTAGTATGAGATTACACAGCTCTGAGATGACACTACTCTGGAACTACACTACTCTGCGATTGTTCTGTTTGGAACCCCACTAGGCAGAGCTTTACATGTTCTTTTTACTTAATTACACCCACTTTgcacagatattttttttttaaatattgtagtTGATAATACTATTATTTGAAAATGGGACAAAAAAAGAGGACATTAGTAACAAAGATCCAGGGTCACTAAATCCTCGTCATATCAGAAACACTCAAAAACTAggtaattaattatttttctctAATCAGAAATGCTATGGAATTAAATAATGTTGTTCTATTTTTTCCCATTCTTCCTTAGCCAGGCTTGGAATTTGCATGAGTTTTATGAAAAAGATAAATCTTGTATCTAGGGGAAAGATCAAGGTTATGAGTTCCTTCCTGAAACCAATTAGAGAAACAGTTGGGCTGGAGGACAGACCGAAGACACAATGCCGTGCGGATACCCTGTGTCCTCCATGCTATCCTCCTGCATTCCTCTCTGCGCCAATTATATTTGCAGATTCTGTCATTTAGACAAAAGGCAAAGAAGTTTGGTaatcaacacaaaatatttcaaCTGCTCTTTAGGCAGTGAGCTCTGGCgagtttttaaaattaagtcAATAGTGAGAAAGCGCAAGTAATCAAATATCATTCTGATAGGCGGTAACTCCAGATGAATTATGAATAATTATGAATAGTGGTTTATAGGTAATTAAAAACAGGTAAGCTGTTTATGGAAAAAAGGTAATAGGACTCTTTTCTTTTCCACGGCCATAGCAGCACATTATTTACCCCTGTTTATTATTTGACTATGAGTCAAAACACTGGTGTTTATTATTTGACTATGAATGTATGGCTCAAGTCGGGGCTGAGAACAAAAGGGAGCAATCAGTATTTAATGACCTGCCCTTCTGCCCCCCAGGAGCATGAATACAGCCACAGCCCTTTAATATACACCCACCACAGGCTGATGCCATGGAAGCATTGTGGTCTGGTTTCACAAGTACCATTGAAGTTTTCAatcaaatgtcattttcatCCTGGAACTAGGATATTTTGCAAGGAAAATAAAGCctttgtcagtgtttcattcaggaaatgtttttattccATAGAGTTCCCTCATCTATTAACTTGTAATATATTCAAGTCTACTATACATGAATAAAACCAATCCCTGCAGCGGTCTTCAGAGTGTGTAAGTAAATGTAACTTGTTTATGAGGTTACACTTAATTTAAGTTAATGACATACTTCATAATGAGATCCCTAATGGAAGCTCCATAATGGGCCTGATGCACAAATCTGGGATGAGCTTCCCAAAAGTATTACAGAGAGACCCCTGAACAAGTTATACCCTCTCTATAACGGTGGAAATGATCTGTGTTTGATTTTGGTCCCTTCTCGcattatctctctttctctgtctctctgcctctctgttgtctctctctctctgcctctatgTGTTCTTTTCCTTCTAGGAGTACAGCCATCTAGGAGTAGAGTCAGAATCATGTGTTTCCTTTGACAGCTGGGTGAGGGAGAacaggactctgtgtgtgtgtgtgtgtgtgtgtgtgtgtgcgtgcgtgagataCAGTGGGCTGGCAGAAGACAGGACGCCTGACAGAAGACAGGAAGCGCATCAGCGATGTCTGCTGGCGCTGACAGACGATGACGCTGTCAGTCACGGCTCTGCCTGTGCTGCTGGTCCGGCCTCCATCCTCCGCTTCCCCCTGGTGCGCCACATGCCTTCCCCTTCACGTTCTTCCTCCTGTCCAGACCTGCCGTCATTTCCCAGCCTGCTCACCACATAGGCAGCCTCCATCACGCCACCCCGATCATCCAGCATTTTCTTCTTTCCAGATGATTCTACATCTCAtccatctccttctctcccagACTTGCGCTGGTACGTGGTGGGGCTGCTCTCACGAGCAGCCAAAGGTTCACTTCTTCGCTGAACACTGTTATAGAACAATGTAAAAGCATTTTCCCCAAACACTGAATTGTGAGATGTTCTTAGTGTCTCTCCCTGATGTACTTAAATGTAATCACTCTTAAACTGGTCAAATCTGGTAGATTCACTACTTTCTACTGATTTAGAATGGAGTGAGGCATGGTGTCCACATAGCAAGATAATGGAAGGATGGGGGAAACCTGGAGATTTACAGCAGAATTGAGGTGCTGGTTAACTGCCTAGGGGTCTGTGGTTTATATAATGTCAATATGGAGATCACATAACACAAGTACATAATTCTGAAGAGAGCATGATAAAGCTCCATGGTGCTGTCTTCCACCACTTTCTGGGTTGATATGTTGCCAGTTCCTTTGTTTAGTTTATAGTGCCACAGGTGTAAAAGGATttatactaaaaacaaacagacaaacaaaaaccctaAAATAATATTAAGTTATTCAATACTTATGAAAATTAGACATTCATGgtgtacaaaagcctttgtggTGAGAATGGGATTGCGTCATTTTTGCTAGGGAAAGAGCGATAGGTTTAGTGAAAGAGCTCTCATTCAAGGCAATTATCCTCTTCTGTTCTCCTCCCAGATCATCTGCTAATGAGCGCTTGGCTCATGCTAGGTTGGTGAGGTTTCCGCGGAGACCCGCTGCTCTTTGTATGACAATGGAACCTCAATTcatcagagaaagaaagtggCTGGACAAGTCATTCATCGCTGCAAATGCCAGCCAagatctgtttctctcttcaaAGCTCCGCGCCCGGAGTGTGCCCATGATGGACAGCCGTCTGCATGAGTTCCGTGGAATCCTGCCTGGCCCGCGAGCTCCCTCCATGGAGAGACGGACGGGCAGGTCATAAGGGAACACCCATTTATGGGAATATAAATGTCACAATTACCACATTCTCAGTTAATTCTAGTggacaaatgttttattcagcaCATTAAACAATGTCTCTCTTCCTGGCATCTGATGTTCCAACTCATTAAGACATTAAGCTTTATTAGTCAGAGAATAGACATGtgacagaaaatatatatttatatgtgtgtagaaaATAATATTGTATGTGTGAAGAGGGCTTGGAAAAGGGTGGACGAGGGATTTTCATTAGAGCCTTATGaaaacccacacatacaaattGACTCTGTTAAGATATATTATAGGTTATCAGCTTGAGGTATTTTTAATATGCCTTGTCTTCCCTATGCAAAGCAAATGTCACGCAGGTCTGttattaaagcaaaacaaaacatattacAAAAAGAATCTATTTACGCTGTATTTTACATATTGATATAAACTACAACGTCCACTATGCATTACGAGAAAAAGTTTACCGGATGTTGATATCCGACGTAAACAGACAAGCCTGTGAGTAGGGTTTGCTTGTTGGAAgataagctagctagctattctACAAATGTACGGAGGACCTTTTCCCAATTCACGTTCGTTGTTTGATCCGTTGTAAGTTTTCATGTTGCTTCTTTAAATTGTGTTGGGTTAGTCGCATTCGCAAGAGTAGATATGTTACTGTggtttttgttctgttgatTGACAGCACATTTCTCCTCTCCATTATCATCactgcttagctagctagctaacgtagaTATTTGATGTCCTAGATATGCTACTTAGCTAAATAACGTACATAAATAGGCAGCTTACAGTCACAAATAGTCTTGTTATTCTGCCAGTGATGTTTTAGTTGGCTGTCTAACTATCGGTCTAACTATCGATAGCCTAACTAtgataactagctagctaactagcaaacAAGCTAGCCAGCTATATCCAACGTTACACCTTACCGCAATATACATGGTTACATCAACAAAGTAAATGTGCGTTTGCAAATTACATTTAGCTACTTAACTAGCAAGATAACTGGCcagaaaagtttttttaaactatagctcgctagctagctaatctcCATGTAATTTATGCCACCATGGTGTTTCACATTATCCATTAGTCCTGTCTATAGTTACAACgtgacagctagctagctaacatattACTCAGTGTGCTGAACTAGCTAACGTCagctaaattaataattaacgAAAATTAGCCATAAGCTAACTAACTAGATCGTGTAAGTTAGTGAAATCATCTAAATGCATTGCCacatatctagctagctaaaccACAACCTCACAAACTAACTAGCTTGCAAGTTAACCAGACAAATAGTTCTATTTATGTACTATTTGCTCTTGGTTACCTGGACGTGGACACTACATAATATTCTTAGAACTGATAGGCTctcatgactttttttttttttaaatactatttgATGATACAGATTTAATGGTGATATATGGTCATGCAGTCTTTGTGTATGCTGTAGGCCTGTCACCCGACAAGTCAAAAAGTGAGTGGTATAGCTATATGTGGCAGCACATATAGGTGATCCTGAGCAGacgcccccacccccttctGTTCGTAGTGTTGTGCTGTTTTACCCATCTATGtcctcttgctctttctctatAACCTCGCAGGTCATGCATGCAGCTCGACCTGTAGCCGACGCAATATAGAGTCCCCCTCACCGTACTGTACAGCAGGGGACGCTGTCTGACCCAAGCCAGTCTTCAGCTCCTATGTTCCCTATGCTAACCCTTCTCAGCATGTTTTACTATATCTGTCTGCGGCGGCGGTGCAGGAGTGGCTCACGGGGTGAGGCCCTGGGCAGCCGTCGAGCCGTTGAACTTGGCCAGCGTGCTGCCCTTCCCGTCACTGTGGAGGTGGAGCAGTACGCCAAGGAGGTGCTGGACTTCAGCTCACACTACGGCAGCGAGAACAGCATGTCCTACACCATGTGGAACCTGGCCGGCGTGCCCAACGTCTACCCCAGCTCGGGCGACTTCACCCAGACGGCAGTGTTCCGCACCTACGGCCGCTGGTGGGAGCAGTGTGCCAGCGCGACTGCCCCGTTCCGCCGCACACCTCGTTCCTTCCACAGTCGGGATTACCTGGAACTGGCCTTCGAGGAGCCAGTCTACCCCACAgctgtggaggtgctggagaCCTACCATCCTGGCGCCATTGTGCGCATCCTGGCCTGTTCACTCAACCCCTTCTCCCAGAACCTGCCTGTGGACATCAGGTAGTAACCACAGGCCTAAGCTCAACATGGCCatgactttctctctcacagcgCATATGCGGTATGACGCATTTAGTGGTGTTGATGATGGCTAGACTTGATGTGAGAGCACATCGTAAGGGATGCAGTGGTCTTTCTTATAGGTACAGTTTTGTTATAGTACATTCTCTCTTTTCTGGATACTTGGAATAGTCTGTTTTAGCCTGTTAATTGTTGCTTGTCACAATGTTTTGACTGTAAATGTTGGAACGACCATGGTGTTTCCTGTGCTGATGTTTAACCCCCATCATGCTTTCAGTTTTCTGTTGCTGTATTTCTGCTTTGATGAGTTggtatgcatgtgtttgggtgtgtgtgtgtgcatggctgcACGTGTGCAGGTGGGAGGTGTTGTGGGCCGACGAACCCACAAAAGCGCCAAGCCCGCACGCCCGTCAGTTCTCTCCCACCATCCGGCCAATCAACTTCAGCACCAACCTGCTGCGGCTGGAGGTgaacagctctgtgctggagtaCTACACCGAGATGGATGCTGTCATCCTACGGGGGGTGCGGGAACGCCCCATCCTGGCTCTTTACAAGATGCCCATCATAGACATGAGTGACCTGAGTGACAGTGAGGAGGAGCTCAGTGAGTCAGGAGCCCTGTGCTGCAGACCAGCCGCCAGGCACAATCTGGGCAATGGCTACTTCGACAAGCTACCCTATGAGGTAAATATAGTTTGCCACACAAGCTCTCATATGAGGAGGCTGTAGCCTCACACAGGAGCTATGGTAGAAGTGAATGCGCTagagtggttaaggtgcttgacttgtaatcggaagctTGCCAGTCAGTTGCCTGCCAccgccaggttgccactgttgggcccctaagcaaggcccttctCCCTcggttgctcaagttgtattcggtcataattgtaagtcgctttggataaaagcgtcagctaaatgctgtaaatgtaaatatgttacGTGTGTGATTTTAAGTCACATGCCTCAGTATGGGTTAACACATAAAAGCCAGAATCGGGTGGGCTTTAACCCCAAGACAGACTCccataaaaagaaaatctaaccATATACAAGCCCCaatgtaaaatgaatatataagcTAAAGGATAACTTTATTAGTTATAACTACTCTATACCTAAAAGGTTGCCATGCATTTTACAGTCAAGTGTAAGTTGTAATCCACCAGCTGCCTCCCACTTGACTATACCTGTGCCCTGTACCTTCAgttattatgcatttatatatacatacacagaataTTCATACATCAcctgccattttttaaaagcaggtTCTTTAGGGTTCATCAAATCTGCACCCAGTAAGAACATTGCAGACTTGTACTATGCAGCCTGTACTATGATAATGATGAACAAACTATATGcatgcagctataacagctacAGATTAGGGGTACATGGTCAAATGATCACTCTATGCACTATTGCCCAACCTATGGTCTGGCCACGGATCTCCCGTACAGTGTGAATGCCATGTAACGCATCTCCAAGTCAGActgaagacacagagagagatgacatGGATATCAGGCTGCAGCTGTGGGGCTTCAGAAGGAAGCTTTTGGCATGAGTGTAGGACCCTTCGCCTCAGGCTTCGGCTTGGATCCTTCAGCCGGCATGTTTATAGTCATTTTCAGATAATTAGCATGTGTCACTTTATGAGGGAGTAATTTTGAAATACCAGTATGATGTGTAGAGCTAGCACAGCTCAGATCTTCTTGCCAAACCACAGTTCCATCAGCATGTCACTGAAGCTGacttaggtgtgtgtgtgtgtctgatatgGTATACCGGCATTATCTGCTAGCTGATACCCAGTTGAACACACTTGCGCTTGtcctgagaacacacacacaagcacatgtacaGAACGTAAACAGTGCAGCTGCAGCTTTCTCATATGTGTACTTTCCAGCACCCTCTGATTTCTCTGTCATAATAAGCTCCAGTGTTTTAACGCTGTTATTGTCTGGTTTACAGGGCTAGTCGGGAAGAGGTTCTGTTCTCCTCTTGCCCCTGTTCTCCCATGACCCCTAATCTTCTCCCTGATATGCATttactcttcttcttctttcctttttctttctctctttcattttctttctcctctttctgcctctccctctctctccttccacccACTCTCAGCTTATCCAGCTGATTGTGAGTCACCTGACTGTGCCTGACCTGTGTCGTCTGGCTCAGACCTGTAAGCTCCTGCAGCAGCACTGCTACGACCCGCTGCAGTACGTGCAGCTCAGCCTGCAGCCATACTGGCCGCGGCTGGGCGACGCAGCCCTGGCCCACCTGCAGCCGCGCTGCACACTCCTGCAGAGGATCAACATGTCCTGGACAGGCAACAGAGGGGCCGTCACCACCACAGGCTTCTGCAGGTGAGCGCTGGGCTCACGCCAGGGGCCAGGGGCCGCACACGCCAGGGGCTCCCACCATCCTGCCGGCCGGCCTGTACCGAACCTTCATTGGGGTGAACCAACTACTAGGGTTGGTTGAATTAACAGTATGAAAACTTGTAATTTTACATTAGTTTATAAAATACCACAGGAAACCCATCCAATTCTCAGCAGAGTTAGCTTGCTGAGTGTAAACCTTACTGGGTCTGCACCTGCAGTAGTGGTGCTGGAGCGCTATGCTCTCAGCGTGTGCGTTATCCTCTCCCAGCTTCATCAGGGCGTGTGGCACGAGTCTGGTGTGTCTCAAGCTCTCCTGTTGCCACTTCCTGAATGAGGCATCTCTGGAGGTTGTAGCGCAGACGTGTGCAGGCCTGCGGGAGCTGGACCTGTCTTCGTGCGACCGCCTCCACCCACAGGCTTTCAGCCACATCGCCAAACTCGCACGCCTCCACCGCCTTGTACTTTACCGCACCAAGATCGAGGTGAGCACAGCCAGGGACGCGGCCTAGGGGCGGGGCCTCCTGTAGACACTTGCTTTtggtgacatttaaaaaaaaaaaatggcactgATTAATTTTGTGCAGACAAGATGTACACACTTGTGATAAATATTACGTGGGGATAAACATTAACCAGAGGCTTGTCTTATATAGTGTGTTATGGAACGTGAAACGGCTGGTTAAATAAACACGTTCCTAATGTTTTATAGGCATATATGTGGTTTGACTTTGGTGGTAAGGTCAAGATAATGTCCAATTCGGACACTATTATGATATGTTCGTGATTGATGCACATTTAATTCATTCCATGGTCTTAGGCCTTGATATGGTGCAGTTTTGATGTAGGTACCTAACAACCCTGCAGCACGCTACATGACTGCTATCACCTGCCCCAGCCGAGAGACACCACCACCCTAGCAACGCAGAAATCAGCCGCAGGAAAACAGGCACCAGCACAGACACCAACCACAGCggtgtggtgagagtgtgtgccgTGTTAGggtttcactctctcctcctgggcatactgtttcagtgcagggaTTGAAATTGTTtactagcacacacacagacacatgcagtgCAAGATGTATCTAGTCTCTTGTAAAATCCACCGTCCCCGCTATTAATCCACCGTCTTCTGCTATTAGGCTGTCACTAACGTAATTAACGGATCTCGTCCTTGCCACAAGTAAAGTAAGCaggtacagtacacacacacactttaccaaGGCATGAGAACAATAGGTGTATTCTCTATGTTTTTATGGAGGGTTGTTGAGCTTGCTGTCTTCAAGATTGTAATGATTCAGCTAGTTCAGTCAAAATGAAGACATTTTTGCCTGAAATTATAAACCACACTGTTCTTAATGCCCGTGTTGGGCAGGTTGGCCAGACTATGAGGTCATATAATAGTTGTATTTTGACATACCCATTTCTCAGGATAATGTTTTCTAAACGTAGGCAatggcactgctgtgtgtgaatgaggcACCTGAGTGTGCTGTTGTCTGGGGCGTGCAGTGTCAGGACTCCTGGATCTTGTTTTCCCTGCTGGCTCATGGGCAGGTCCTCTGTAGTTGGACACTGCTTTCTACGATCATGTAATGGGGCAGCCTTCGCTCATTTGTGTCTCTTTGCTATTTGCGCTTTGCTGTCAGGTTcattatgtatgtgttttttattcCATCATTCATTTGTTGCTGTATGATTTCTCCTTGCCTTTTCAAcgttgcgctctctctctctctctctctctcttcctctctctctctctctctctgtgtgtgtctg
Encoded here:
- the fbxl4 gene encoding F-box/LRR-repeat protein 4 isoform X2, which produces MYGGPFPNSRSLFDPLSGSRGEALGSRRAVELGQRAALPVTVEVEQYAKEVLDFSSHYGSENSMSYTMWNLAGVPNVYPSSGDFTQTAVFRTYGRWWEQCASATAPFRRTPRSFHSRDYLELAFEEPVYPTAVEVLETYHPGAIVRILACSLNPFSQNLPVDIRWEVLWADEPTKAPSPHARQFSPTIRPINFSTNLLRLEVNSSVLEYYTEMDAVILRGVRERPILALYKMPIIDMSDLSDSEEELSESGALCCRPAARHNLGNGYFDKLPYELIQLIVSHLTVPDLCRLAQTCKLLQQHCYDPLQYVQLSLQPYWPRLGDAALAHLQPRCTLLQRINMSWTGNRGAVTTTGFCSFIRACGTSLVCLKLSCCHFLNEASLEVVAQTCAGLRELDLSSCDRLHPQAFSHIAKLARLHRLVLYRTKIEQTAMLSILTFCTELRHLNLGSCVMLEDYDVVVSMLSVRCRGLLSLDLWRCRNVSERGVAELVAGCSLLEELDLGWCSSLHSSTGCFQLLARGLPRLRKLFLTANRTVCDADLEQLSASCPGLEHLDILGTRMVSPAALRKLLRSCPRLRLLDVSFCSQIDTRTMQELTSLYPAISIKKSFTQ
- the fbxl4 gene encoding F-box/LRR-repeat protein 4 isoform X1 — translated: MFPMLTLLSMFYYICLRRRCRSGSRGEALGSRRAVELGQRAALPVTVEVEQYAKEVLDFSSHYGSENSMSYTMWNLAGVPNVYPSSGDFTQTAVFRTYGRWWEQCASATAPFRRTPRSFHSRDYLELAFEEPVYPTAVEVLETYHPGAIVRILACSLNPFSQNLPVDIRWEVLWADEPTKAPSPHARQFSPTIRPINFSTNLLRLEVNSSVLEYYTEMDAVILRGVRERPILALYKMPIIDMSDLSDSEEELSESGALCCRPAARHNLGNGYFDKLPYELIQLIVSHLTVPDLCRLAQTCKLLQQHCYDPLQYVQLSLQPYWPRLGDAALAHLQPRCTLLQRINMSWTGNRGAVTTTGFCSFIRACGTSLVCLKLSCCHFLNEASLEVVAQTCAGLRELDLSSCDRLHPQAFSHIAKLARLHRLVLYRTKIEQTAMLSILTFCTELRHLNLGSCVMLEDYDVVVSMLSVRCRGLLSLDLWRCRNVSERGVAELVAGCSLLEELDLGWCSSLHSSTGCFQLLARGLPRLRKLFLTANRTVCDADLEQLSASCPGLEHLDILGTRMVSPAALRKLLRSCPRLRLLDVSFCSQIDTRTMQELTSLYPAISIKKSFTQ